In Halarcobacter bivalviorum, a genomic segment contains:
- a CDS encoding McrC family protein has protein sequence MQKYLYEYKEISSLNEKLINHIKENKSLHKYFKEDWGKIKTRQYCGILNFEDNDYYVLPKIADEESKNLDIFIYMLMYVYDIKLSNEQIASCENEKHTIIEVLVQLFAQNLLSELKKGLYKEYITEQENLTTLKGKYLINENLKYNFTKNKIYCEYDEFSENNTLNQFFLYAIKELQKYVKNKKILKQCELIFDEVESFKMDIDRLNIYFNRINQRYKTSFEMALLLLQKTIPLFSKGKKSFAFLFDMNILFEKFVGKIINEIEEDVFIPKKYKEFGSLKLKPDIIVNSKNLIIDCKYKRIDMQKIDRNDKYQMYAYGNNFQGIKKTMLLYPKNLNKDIELNESVVHNLGNNDKKVELQIKKIDLSFNGKYREYIEDIKKKMKKILEEKGWEYARLY, from the coding sequence ATGCAAAAATACTTATATGAATACAAAGAAATATCATCATTAAATGAGAAGTTAATCAATCATATTAAAGAAAACAAATCCTTGCATAAGTATTTTAAAGAGGATTGGGGGAAAATAAAGACACGCCAATATTGTGGTATATTAAATTTTGAAGATAATGATTATTATGTCCTCCCTAAAATAGCAGATGAGGAGAGTAAAAACTTAGATATTTTTATTTATATGTTGATGTATGTTTATGATATAAAACTTTCAAATGAACAAATAGCTTCTTGCGAAAATGAAAAGCATACAATTATTGAAGTTTTGGTACAACTGTTTGCTCAAAACCTTTTAAGTGAACTAAAAAAAGGGCTTTATAAAGAGTACATAACAGAACAGGAAAATCTTACTACTTTAAAAGGTAAATATCTAATAAATGAAAATTTGAAATATAATTTTACAAAAAATAAGATATATTGTGAATATGATGAATTTAGTGAAAACAATACTTTAAATCAGTTCTTTTTATATGCAATAAAAGAGTTACAGAAATATGTAAAAAATAAGAAAATTTTAAAACAATGTGAACTTATTTTTGATGAAGTAGAATCTTTTAAAATGGATATAGATAGATTAAATATCTATTTTAATAGAATTAATCAAAGATATAAGACTAGTTTTGAAATGGCACTTTTACTTTTGCAAAAGACAATACCACTTTTTTCAAAAGGTAAGAAATCCTTTGCTTTTCTTTTTGATATGAATATATTGTTTGAAAAGTTTGTAGGAAAAATTATAAATGAGATAGAAGAAGATGTATTTATCCCAAAAAAATATAAAGAGTTTGGAAGCTTAAAACTAAAGCCTGATATTATAGTAAATAGTAAAAATCTTATTATTGATTGTAAATACAAAAGAATAGATATGCAAAAAATAGATAGAAATGATAAGTACCAAATGTATGCATATGGTAATAATTTTCAAGGTATTAAAAAAACAATGCTTTTGTATCCAAAAAATTTAAATAAAGATATTGAACTAAATGAAAGTGTAGTACATAATCTTGGAAATAATGATAAAAAAGTAGAACTCCAAATTAAAAAGATAGATTTGAGTTTTAATGGTAAGTATAGAGAATATATTGAAGATATAAAAAAGAAGATGAAAAAGATATTGGAAGAGAAAGGATGGGAGTATGCCAGATTATACTAA
- a CDS encoding aminotransferase class I/II-fold pyridoxal phosphate-dependent enzyme, whose translation MFDFRSEVNFLKPNIEIDFNKVCDESSCYKSLLCLLETRYRIKKENIELFNGFSSSIYSLLKYLNSKYCYIYSPCNLEYKEAANNLGYETRLINRFENIFLPIKEQSVVVFMNPSFLDGTFYELDKLFEYWKSKEAKVIIDETLIDFCGKQSSVEYLSEYENLFILKDLSKFYSRKNLNIATVFANNENIKNLRKFEPQNKISNFEIKYLEEALKDNKFSSITNSIYIKNRIELEKILQEHKYVESMFQSNSNSLLIRLKNIDAKEFKSQIQKHGVIINSCLEYDFIDEYFVSFYVGSLSNIKGLKKALDAF comes from the coding sequence ATGTTTGATTTTAGAAGTGAAGTTAATTTTTTAAAGCCAAATATAGAGATTGACTTCAATAAAGTATGTGATGAGAGTTCTTGCTATAAATCTCTTTTATGCTTACTTGAAACCAGATACAGAATAAAAAAAGAGAATATTGAACTTTTTAATGGTTTTTCTTCTTCTATTTATTCACTTCTAAAATATTTAAACTCAAAATATTGTTATATCTATTCTCCTTGTAATTTAGAGTATAAAGAGGCTGCAAATAATCTAGGCTATGAAACTAGATTAATTAATAGATTTGAAAATATCTTTTTACCAATAAAAGAACAAAGTGTTGTAGTTTTTATGAATCCCTCTTTTTTAGATGGCACCTTTTATGAATTAGATAAGCTTTTTGAGTATTGGAAAAGTAAAGAAGCTAAAGTAATTATTGATGAGACTCTTATTGATTTTTGTGGAAAACAATCGAGTGTAGAGTATTTAAGTGAATATGAAAATCTTTTTATTTTAAAGGATTTAAGTAAATTTTACTCAAGAAAAAATTTAAATATTGCAACTGTTTTCGCAAATAATGAAAATATAAAAAACTTGCGAAAATTTGAACCTCAAAATAAAATCTCAAATTTTGAAATAAAATATTTAGAAGAGGCATTAAAAGATAATAAGTTCTCTTCAATTACAAACTCAATCTATATAAAAAATAGAATAGAACTAGAGAAAATATTACAAGAACATAAATATGTAGAATCGATGTTTCAAAGTAATTCAAACTCACTTTTAATTAGGCTTAAAAATATAGATGCAAAAGAGTTTAAAAGTCAGATTCAAAAACATGGGGTTATTATAAACTCTTGTTTAGAGTATGATTTTATAGATGAGTATTTCGTAAGTTTTTATGTGGGTTCACTAAGTAATATAAAGGGATTAAAAAAGGCCTTAGATGCTTTTTGA
- a CDS encoding MarC family protein, which yields MELFFSTFLKMFFIMTPFFVLSVFLTVTTDATSNQKKALAIKVTISVVVISLILLYFGKHIFAVFGITLDAFRIGAGSLLFLSAVELIKGNKDTQKVEQKDISELAVVPLSIPITIGPGTIGVLLVMGANFDSNGSMLLGSLALVCAILVIGIMLYSSSIIDRLVGKQGLLVISKITGLFLAALSAQIVFTGIKNFLGL from the coding sequence ATGGAATTATTCTTTTCAACATTTTTAAAAATGTTTTTTATCATGACACCTTTTTTTGTATTATCAGTTTTTTTAACAGTAACAACTGATGCTACCTCAAATCAAAAAAAAGCACTAGCTATAAAAGTAACTATTTCAGTAGTTGTTATTAGTTTAATTTTACTCTATTTTGGAAAGCATATTTTTGCAGTATTTGGAATAACTTTAGATGCTTTTAGAATTGGAGCTGGTTCTTTACTATTTTTATCAGCAGTTGAGTTAATCAAAGGAAATAAGGATACTCAAAAAGTAGAGCAAAAAGATATCTCTGAATTAGCAGTTGTACCTCTTTCTATTCCAATCACAATCGGACCAGGTACGATAGGGGTTTTACTTGTAATGGGTGCAAACTTTGATTCAAATGGTTCAATGTTATTAGGTAGTTTAGCTCTTGTTTGTGCAATTTTAGTAATAGGTATTATGCTTTACTCTTCTTCAATAATTGATAGATTAGTTGGAAAACAAGGTTTACTTGTGATTTCAAAGATTACAGGGCTTTTTTTAGCTGCTTTATCTGCACAAATTGTATTTACAGGGATTAAAAACTTTTTAGGGTTGTAG
- a CDS encoding McrB family protein: MPDYTKYDFNEKKELSKNRLVLEVVCKYVNEHPNISYEELKKVFPDSFGKANLGIIKNEDEIIKWEEDGRLEKREKRFFSNHDEVIYFDNKKLYVSSQWGGERFDRFLNYVKNELGYKIEKSNDSLVVEELYNENNNIKTKNIMLYGAPGVGKTYNYKKLISLVEGGDFSESEIFDFIVNDKDDEIKKDSIEELYKDIKKEKRMEFVTFHQSYSYEDFIEGFRPTESGNIKLEDGILKRLVNEAETNLLKSKSEITQAIFKEALEEFLSDSIENEELLKVNLKRKDSYFYIYDYNEKTIYFEKKNQDRSHTLSLITLEKMYYEEANTIIKGGLAPYYNAILDELLKIKRKKHIKKEKQKNFYIVIDEINRGNISKIFGELITLIEEDKRGKKEYEVTLPYSKEKFLIPKNLYIIATMNSTDKSIATIDIALRRRFTFLKMTPKPERVTNIAARNLMIKINEFIEKTRGEEFMLGHSYFMCGLDLEFIKEYKIKPLLEEYFYGDEENYKKVVEILGKEV; this comes from the coding sequence ATGCCAGATTATACTAAATATGATTTCAATGAGAAAAAAGAATTATCTAAAAATAGATTAGTTTTAGAAGTTGTATGCAAATATGTAAATGAACACCCAAATATTAGTTATGAAGAGTTAAAAAAGGTTTTTCCTGATAGTTTTGGTAAGGCTAACCTTGGAATTATAAAAAATGAAGATGAAATAATAAAATGGGAAGAAGATGGTAGATTAGAAAAAAGAGAAAAACGTTTTTTCTCAAATCATGATGAAGTAATATATTTTGATAACAAAAAATTATATGTTTCGAGTCAATGGGGTGGAGAACGTTTTGATAGATTTTTAAATTATGTTAAAAATGAACTTGGCTATAAAATTGAGAAAAGTAATGATAGTTTGGTAGTTGAAGAACTTTACAATGAAAATAATAATATTAAAACAAAAAACATAATGCTTTATGGTGCTCCAGGAGTTGGGAAAACATACAATTATAAAAAGTTAATTTCTTTAGTTGAAGGTGGAGATTTTAGTGAAAGTGAGATTTTTGATTTTATTGTAAATGATAAAGATGATGAAATAAAAAAAGATAGTATTGAAGAATTATATAAAGATATAAAAAAAGAGAAAAGAATGGAATTTGTAACTTTTCATCAAAGCTATTCTTATGAAGACTTTATAGAAGGTTTTAGACCAACTGAAAGTGGAAATATAAAGCTTGAAGATGGAATACTTAAAAGGTTAGTAAATGAAGCAGAAACAAATCTTTTAAAATCAAAATCAGAAATAACTCAAGCTATTTTTAAAGAAGCACTTGAAGAGTTTTTATCTGATTCTATTGAAAATGAAGAACTTTTAAAAGTTAATTTAAAAAGAAAAGATAGCTACTTTTATATATATGATTATAATGAAAAAACAATTTATTTTGAAAAAAAGAACCAAGATAGAAGTCACACTTTATCTTTAATAACTTTAGAGAAAATGTATTATGAAGAGGCAAATACAATTATTAAAGGTGGATTAGCACCTTATTATAATGCAATTTTAGATGAGCTATTAAAGATAAAAAGAAAGAAACATATAAAAAAAGAAAAACAAAAAAACTTCTACATAGTAATAGATGAAATAAATAGAGGAAATATTTCTAAGATTTTTGGTGAGCTTATTACATTAATAGAAGAGGACAAAAGAGGTAAAAAAGAGTATGAAGTGACTTTACCATACTCAAAAGAAAAGTTTTTAATCCCTAAAAACTTATACATCATAGCTACTATGAATTCTACTGATAAATCTATTGCTACTATAGATATAGCACTTAGACGTAGGTTTACATTTTTAAAGATGACTCCAAAACCTGAACGGGTAACAAATATTGCTGCACGAAATTTAATGATAAAAATAAATGAATTTATTGAAAAAACTAGAGGTGAAGAGTTTATGTTAGGACATAGTTATTTTATGTGTGGTTTGGATTTAGAGTTTATAAAAGAGTATAAAATTAAACCACTTTTAGAAGAGTATTTTTATGGTGATGAAGAAAATTATAAAAAAGTCGTAGAAATTTTAGGAAAAGAAGTATAA
- a CDS encoding response regulator transcription factor, whose translation MIQVLMIEDDLELAQIITEYLASQDIEVTNTDSPYNGLSMLNLKKYELIILDLTLPEIDGLEVIPKIREKSDIPIIISSARDDILDKVMGLERGADDYLPKPYNPRELQARIKAILKRTTNIDKKKEDEKKSDFILKEDDMQITFKNEILNLTLAEYDILKLLIQRNGAVIAREDFIYASDHIEDDSSLKNIDVMISRIRTKISKVDDSKTYIKSVRGIGYQLV comes from the coding sequence ATAATACAAGTACTTATGATAGAAGATGATTTAGAATTAGCTCAAATCATCACAGAATATTTAGCTTCACAAGATATTGAAGTTACTAATACAGATAGCCCTTATAACGGGCTATCTATGCTTAATCTAAAAAAATATGAACTTATCATTTTAGATTTAACTCTTCCTGAGATTGATGGTCTTGAAGTTATCCCTAAAATTAGAGAGAAATCAGATATTCCTATTATTATTTCAAGTGCAAGAGATGATATTCTTGATAAAGTTATGGGCTTAGAAAGAGGAGCTGATGATTATCTTCCAAAACCTTATAATCCAAGAGAACTACAAGCAAGAATCAAAGCTATTTTAAAAAGAACTACAAATATCGATAAAAAGAAAGAGGATGAGAAAAAGAGTGATTTCATTTTAAAAGAAGATGATATGCAAATTACTTTTAAAAATGAGATTTTAAATCTTACTCTAGCAGAATATGATATTTTAAAACTTCTTATCCAAAGAAATGGAGCTGTTATTGCTAGAGAAGATTTTATCTATGCAAGTGACCACATCGAAGATGATAGTAGTTTAAAAAATATTGATGTAATGATTTCAAGAATTAGAACAAAGATTTCTAAAGTTGATGATAGTAAAACCTACATAAAATCAGTAAGAGGAATTGGTTATCAATTAGTATGA
- a CDS encoding SDR family oxidoreductase, with amino-acid sequence MKTIIITGASNGIGRAIAKALRKKYKIINIDVVKEDIKDVSFYSCDLSSRKELLETIKKIKEEHHTIYALINNAAIFTHKPLEEQTIKEWNKILNINLRAPYILSKKFAKRLKKSKGHIINISSTRAIMSEKGTEAYSASKGGISSLTHALANSLSKEIKVNSISPGWINTNKEYIPTKEDKEQHLSGRVGTTKDIVDAVKFLLENRGFITGSNLTIDGGMTKKMIYI; translated from the coding sequence TTGAAAACTATAATAATAACTGGAGCTTCAAATGGTATTGGAAGAGCCATAGCAAAAGCTTTGAGAAAAAAATATAAGATAATAAATATTGATGTTGTAAAAGAAGATATAAAAGATGTGAGCTTCTATTCTTGTGATTTAAGTTCAAGAAAAGAGCTTTTAGAAACAATAAAAAAGATAAAAGAAGAGCATCATACTATCTATGCACTTATTAATAATGCAGCAATATTCACACACAAACCTTTAGAAGAGCAAACTATTAAAGAGTGGAATAAAATCTTAAATATAAATTTAAGAGCACCATATATACTATCAAAAAAGTTTGCAAAAAGATTAAAAAAATCAAAAGGACATATTATAAATATCTCTTCTACAAGAGCTATTATGTCTGAGAAGGGAACAGAAGCTTATAGTGCTTCAAAAGGAGGTATTAGCTCCTTGACTCATGCTTTAGCAAACTCTTTATCAAAAGAGATAAAAGTAAATTCTATTAGTCCAGGGTGGATAAATACTAATAAAGAGTATATCCCTACAAAAGAGGATAAAGAACAACATTTGAGTGGAAGAGTTGGAACTACTAAAGATATAGTTGATGCAGTAAAATTTTTATTAGAAAATAGAGGTTTTATTACGGGTAGCAATCTAACTATTGATGGTGGAATGACCAAAAAAATGATATATATTTAA
- a CDS encoding ArsS family sensor histidine kinase, producing the protein MIRNISISAFINTIFILALIAVSITFAIFIKLDKQRYNITMQKKYELVAENILKSLEGKPNNAGIKFIVDQFKMVQLTEQEQKLRIINNGKTLILRDTLDGVYRIFILDDILYIYIQRDGYNLMIKDTQSYTHNLMIIALAIAISLGVLFSLYYILKRKLKPLRRLNKEIKKFSEGNFNVKIKFNSTDEIGTIAKTFDEALTHINNQRKSKDLFMRNMMHELKTPITKAMFIAETLEDEKKRDMLQKAFHRMDDIIKELAMVEKLTSSNTFVYKELTSFFKIYTRTLDIALLSPDKLTSKIKDFKLNADIAMFSVALKNLIDNAIKFSPNSHATLNADKHRIDIISEGEPLKESLEYYTEPFSQEEKRSDGFGLGLYIVKTIANLHGFKLVYNHNKGKNIFSILID; encoded by the coding sequence ATGATTCGTAATATTTCTATCTCTGCTTTTATTAATACTATTTTTATTTTAGCTTTAATTGCTGTTTCTATTACTTTTGCAATTTTTATAAAGCTAGATAAGCAAAGATATAATATTACTATGCAAAAAAAGTATGAACTTGTAGCAGAAAACATACTAAAATCACTTGAAGGTAAACCTAATAATGCTGGTATAAAATTTATAGTTGACCAGTTTAAAATGGTTCAATTAACAGAACAAGAACAAAAATTAAGAATTATTAATAATGGTAAAACTCTTATCCTAAGAGATACTCTTGATGGAGTATATAGAATCTTTATTTTAGATGATATTTTATATATTTATATTCAAAGAGATGGGTATAACCTAATGATAAAAGATACTCAAAGTTATACTCATAATTTAATGATTATAGCTCTAGCAATTGCTATTTCTCTTGGGGTACTCTTTTCACTATATTACATTTTAAAAAGAAAACTAAAACCACTTAGACGATTAAATAAAGAGATAAAAAAATTCTCTGAGGGCAATTTTAATGTAAAAATTAAATTTAATAGTACTGATGAGATAGGAACTATTGCTAAAACTTTTGATGAAGCCCTAACACATATAAATAATCAAAGAAAGTCAAAAGATTTATTTATGCGAAATATGATGCATGAATTAAAAACACCTATTACAAAAGCAATGTTTATTGCAGAGACATTAGAAGATGAGAAAAAAAGAGATATGCTTCAAAAAGCTTTCCATCGTATGGATGATATTATTAAAGAACTTGCAATGGTTGAAAAACTTACTTCAAGTAATACTTTTGTATACAAAGAATTAACTTCATTTTTTAAAATCTATACAAGAACCTTGGATATTGCTCTTTTAAGTCCAGATAAATTAACTTCTAAAATAAAAGATTTTAAATTAAACGCAGATATTGCAATGTTCTCTGTAGCACTTAAAAATCTAATTGATAATGCAATAAAATTTTCTCCAAACTCTCATGCTACACTAAATGCAGATAAACATAGAATAGATATTATCTCAGAAGGTGAACCTTTAAAAGAGAGTTTAGAATACTATACAGAACCATTTTCTCAAGAAGAGAAAAGAAGTGATGGTTTTGGTTTAGGTTTATATATTGTAAAAACTATTGCAAATCTACATGGCTTTAAACTAGTTTATAATCACAATAAAGGTAAAAATATTTTCTCTATTTTGATAGATTAA
- the dtd gene encoding D-aminoacyl-tRNA deacylase has protein sequence MIAVIQRVKSSSVKVDEKIVGQIGQGLNILLGVKKGDTKEDIQRLVNKIVNLRIFQDENDKMNLSLLDVGGEALIISQFTLAGNIKKGRRPSFDSSEEPRIANEYYEEFKTFVASHGVHVQSGIFGANMEVSIQNDGPVTFIVDSKELN, from the coding sequence ATGATAGCAGTTATTCAAAGAGTAAAATCTTCATCTGTAAAAGTAGATGAGAAAATAGTAGGTCAAATAGGGCAGGGGTTAAATATTTTACTTGGAGTTAAAAAAGGTGATACAAAAGAGGATATTCAAAGATTAGTAAATAAAATAGTAAACCTTAGAATTTTTCAAGATGAAAATGACAAGATGAATTTATCTCTTCTTGATGTAGGAGGAGAAGCTTTGATTATCTCTCAATTTACCCTTGCTGGAAATATCAAAAAAGGGCGAAGACCTAGTTTTGATTCAAGTGAAGAACCACGAATAGCAAATGAGTATTATGAAGAGTTTAAAACTTTTGTAGCAAGTCATGGAGTTCATGTTCAAAGTGGAATCTTTGGTGCAAATATGGAAGTAAGTATTCAAAATGATGGTCCAGTTACTTTTATAGTAGATAGTAAAGAGTTAAATTGA